The Acinonyx jubatus isolate Ajub_Pintada_27869175 chromosome D2, VMU_Ajub_asm_v1.0, whole genome shotgun sequence genome contains a region encoding:
- the LOC106987500 gene encoding olfactory receptor 13G1-like — MNQTLVTEFLILGFSETPQLQMLLFPVFLLLYMVALSGNLLIVVAIGSCPALHTPMYFFLVNLAVVDILCTSTILPKLLGSMVADRTISYGGCIVQLFSFTWSLGAELLLFSAMAYDRYVAICWPLRYSTLMDSQVCRLLAVAVWTISLANTSVNTGLLLHLPFCHSNVVEHFFCEIPPLLKLACAPTRLNEAMAFTADVILALGNFSVIMLSYGCIIASILRIRSASGKQRAFSTCSSHLLVVSLYYCTVIYTYIRPASRYSLHKDKVVSVIYTSVAPSLNPLIYSLRNTEVKAALRRLFS, encoded by the coding sequence ATGAACCAGACACTGGTCACCGAGTTCCTCATTCTGGGATTCTCAGAAACACCTCAGCTGCAAATGCTCctctttcctgtcttcctcctcctctacaTGGTGGCCCTCTCTGGAAACCTGCTCATCGTGGTGGCCATTGGCTCCTGCCCTGCCTtgcacacccccatgtacttcttcctggtAAACCTGGCCGTGGTGGACATCCTCTGCACCTCCACAATCCTGCCCAAGCTGCTGGGCAGCATGGTGGCTGACAGGACCATCTCCTACGGGGGTTGCATAGTGCAGCTTTTCTCCTTCACGTGGTCTCTGGGAGCTGAGCTGCTGCTGTTTTCtgccatggcctatgaccgctacgTGGCCATCTGCTGGCCCCTGCGCTACAGCACCCTCATGGACTCCCAGGTTTGCAGGCTCTTGGCCGTGGCCGTGTGGACCATCAGCCTGGCCAACACTAGTGTGAACACCGGCCTCCTGCTGCACCTGCCCTTCTGCCATTCCAACGTGGTCGAGCACTTCTTCTGCGAGATCCCCCCTCTGCTGAAGCTCGCCTGTGCCCCAACACGCCTGAACGAGGCCATGGCCTTCACTGCAGACGTGATCCTGGCCTTGGGGAACTTCTCTGTGATCATGCTCTCCTACGGCTGCATCATCGCCAGCATCCTGCGCATCCGCTCGGCCTCAGGCAAGCAACGggccttctccacctgctcctcccacctcctggtAGTCTCCCTGTACTACTGCACTGTCATCTACACCTACATCCGCCCAGCATCCAGATACTCGTTGCACAAGGACAAGGTGGTGTCTGTGATCTACACTTCGGTGGCGCCCTCCCTGAACCCCCTTATCTACTCCCTGAGGAACACAGAGGTCAAAGCTGCCCTCCGGAGGCTGTTCTCCTGA